In the genome of Globicephala melas chromosome 3, mGloMel1.2, whole genome shotgun sequence, one region contains:
- the STC2 gene encoding stanniocalcin-2 translates to MCAERLRQFVTLALVLATFDPARGTDATNPPEGPQDRGSQQKGRLSLQNTAEIQHCLVNAGDVGCGVFECFENNSCEIRGLHGICMTFLHNAGKFDAQGKSFIKDALKCKAHALRHRFGCISRKCPAIKEMVFQLQRECYLKHDLCSAAQENTRVMVEMIHFKDLLLHEPYVDLVNLLLTCGEEVKEAITHSVQAQCEQNWGSLCSILSFCTSTIQRPPTAPPERQLQGHRAKVSRGHHGEAGHHLSEPSSQETRRGAKGERGSKSHANAHTRGRAAGHGAQGTSGSSEWEDEQSEYSDIRR, encoded by the exons ATGTGTGCCGAGCGGCTGCGCCAGTTCGTGACCCTGGCTTTGGTGTTGGCTACCTTCGACCCGGCGCGAGGGACCGACGCCACCAATCCGCCCGAAGGCCCCCAAGACAGGGGATCCCAGCAGAAAGGCCGCCTGTCCTTGCAGAACACAG CGGAAATCCAGCACTGCTTGGTCAACGCTGGCGATGTGGGGTGTGGCGTGTTTGAATGTTTCGAGAACAACTCTTGTGAGATACGGGGCTTACACGGAATTTGCATGACTTTTCTGCACAACGCTGGAAAATTCGATGCCCAG GGCAAGTCCTTCATCAAAGATGCCTTGAAGTGTAAGGCCCACGCTCTGCGGCACAGATTCGGCTGCATAAGCCGGAAGTGCCCGGCCATCAAGGAGATGGTGTTCCAGTTACAGAGGGAATGCTACCTCAAGCACGACCTGTGCTCTGCCGCCCAGGAGAACACCCGGGTGATGGTGGAGATGATCCACTTCAAGGACTTACTGCTGCACGA ACCCTACGTGGACCTGGTGAACCTGCTGCTGACCTGTGGGGAGGAGGTGAAGGAGGCCATCACGCACAGCGTCCAGGCTCAGTGTGAGCAGAACTGGGGAAGCCTGTGCTCCATCTTGAGTTTCTGCACGTCGACCATCCAGAGGCCTCCCACGGCGCCTCCCGAGCGCCAGCTCCAGGGCCACAGGGCCAAGGTCTCCAGGGGCCACCACGGCGAAGCAGGTCACCACCTCTCGGAGCCCAGCAGTCAGGAGACCCGCCGAGGTGCCAAGGGCGAGCGAGGTAGCAAGAGCCACGCAAACGCCCACACCCGGGGCAGAGCGGCCGGCCACGGGGCCCAGGGAACTTCTGGAAGCAGCGAGTGGGAGGATGAACAGTCTGAGTATTCTGATATCCGGAGGTGA